The window cacagtgtgtgtgcaagATAGCATGAAGAGGTCAGCCAGAATGACCAGTTtgttacaaagaaatgtttacTACAGAGTAACAAGCTGGGTTTGTTATAACAGAACACACACATGCAAACAATTAGACATGGACTAAAACTGGCTAAAGCTGTTTAACTTAGGGGTTCTCCactccagtccacaagacccccccaacaggtcaggttttaaggatatccctgcttcaggcgcatggcccgaaacgcgtaggtgagcgttttctgggtgatccaggggtgatgtttgatcccTTCATTTAATAAAAGGATTTTGTTTGCTACCAATAGCCTCCTCCACCATTTGTAGGCAGTGCACGGCCTTTGTTCACCCATTTTCTacgtatccctgcttcagcactggtgactCAATacgtggctcagttgaagactgagccgtCTGTCCTGAAGAAGGGACTGATTGTGCATCCTCTGCGGTAGCAGGAATATCCTAAAAACATGACCGCAGTCacaggctgagccactgattgagccagctgtgctgaagcaggttatcctggaaacctgacctgttgggaggtcttgaggactggagttgagcacccctggtttaactGATCACCCACTTGAAAGTGGTAAAACGCACGGTGGGCTAGCCACAGGACCCTCCCATTGCTAAAGCAACGGTCACTTTTTGGGAGCAGAGTTGCTGCTGGCATTGTCATTACACGCTCGGTCTCTAAAACCCTTCAGAGAATGACCTTCAGAGAATGACCCTCAGAGAATGACCCTCAGAGAATGACCTTGAAGGAACCTCTAAAAGTCTTACCTGGATGTCAGAGGGGCCATAAATAAACCCCCCTCTCTAGCAAAACAGATGCCCTTATCTCCAGATTCTATCAGTCcttgcgggtagttgagcacgcaggtaagtatagattttttatttacctaagcgccgatcgcggctgagcgtgtgtgcacgcgcaccgcgtgagcagggacttacatatatctatacatgtaagtctcctccgcaagcgccgcccactcagcccgatcagcgctaccggggacttagccttaggaAACCCAGCCTAAATCACAGAGAGGCCGTCCTAACCAGGACACCGTCTTCAAATCCGGGACACCCCAGCTAAATTAGGGACGTGCAAtctgggttaaagcagcaatactactttccaacttttttctctcttttttttaaaattatctttatatgtaaagcatatgactgtataattctacattctcacCTAAACTGGCAagtgttataaatctgtcaaaatcctgattgtgtagcTAACATAATGGCtatgtcagtcagtgtaactcagcagctacaatgtatccttatattgctaaggcaacattatctattgttacagtttgcagcaaaAACTgatgggaacatttgcaacaaattatcccaaacaggaaagtgttgcaaagatcttgcactgctggggaggtggctaaaccctgctatagaaatcaaaggatgctttaaaactcattaaaaattgtattaagtgttgaataaaacaaaaaacagtcactattatctaataatacagaacggatttattgaaataaaaaataaaaacacataagatttcacattttgctgcaTTAAAATGCCCATTAGCAAGCACTTTGCTCCCAGGAGATAAGTATGGCCAATTTCAGGATGAATCTCTGTCCGTCTGTTAGAAAGTCACATGGGGATAATTGTTCTGCGGCGCTGCGTACTCGGACACTGTGAGAATTACGCCTTGTAATGACAGCCCCAAGCCTTGTTACCGGCTCAGGTTATAGCGAACCGCAGGGGAATTAATTGGGGGGATTTATATCTCTTATACGTCTGCGATATTTCCTTTTAATGGGCGCCTGTCACCTCGGCTTAATTCACTAACCCTTTCCGTGACGGATAGGCCCAGCCCCACATTGGTTACATGTATCACGGCTGTTAGCGTGATCCCGCATTACGCCCACAAGTCTCGCGGGATATTTGTAGAGAAATGCCGCAGTTATTTGTACAGGCGCACTCCCTTTATACGCCGCGGGACCTGTCACAATGCCGCCAGCGACAGATGTGAAAatccgcgcccccccctccccccatggcaCTTACATGCGTCCTGCCGCCCTCATTCTCCTTTGGAATGCCAGCGGATGTCAAcgcgatgtcacgttgccatggcaacgagacgccgtgagACATCACGTTGGGgaatccgcggcgtcatttgagcaTTCATTGAGGCGGCAGGACACATGTAAGTGCATTACCACTAGgtccgataggcccgagagcgtGAAAAATGGATAAGGaggcggacatttttgctgcccccAAATTTTGGGGGCCTATTGGGAAATGCGCCAATGAATACAGCGGCAAGGAACACTCCTATCCTTTCTGCTGGCCGGTGATGAGATGCATTCTTTGCCACTACACCAGAGGTGGGCAAAATGTCAGGGCAAGATGGCCGCCTTGGGCCCCCTCGCCGCCGTGCTCCCTCCTCTTGGCACCGTGATCAACCTTTCGCCCGACCggagggggggactggagaaGGGAGTGCGGGCCCCCGTCAGGTGGGACGTTGGAACCCGGCGTCaagaggaagaggagggtgggaggatgggggggggggtgtttccgtGTTCTTACCTTCTCCGCAGCGGGCAATCTCCTGCAGTGTCGcgttaccatgacaacgtgacatcacatgacgccgtGACACTGCCGAAGAAAGGCTGGTAAGGAAgtccccttttttatttttatggggcGGGTCCCCGCTGCCAGCGTGCCGCCTTGGCCGGCCCTGCGCCatttccagtcctcgagggccatcaGCAattcaggtttttaggatatccttgcttcagcacaggaggttcAATacatccctgctacagcacaggtggctcaatcagttcctgcttcagcacaggtggctcagtcagtccctgcttcagcacaggtggctcaatcagaggctcagtctgactgagcctctgattgagccacctgtgctgaagcagggatatcctgaaagcctgacctttCAGGCTGGCTGaagtttgtggcccttgaggactggaagcGACCACGCCCGCACTGCAGCATTTCAAAGGTCAATTAAACAGTAATGAGCTGGCGATTCCTTATATTAATGTAACTTTGACCACAGTGTGACAGGATATCCCTAAAAATCCACGTGTCACCTTCCTGTGATTCACGCATTCGAACAGCTGCCTTTCCACCCGCGAAGTCCTCTCCCTCGTTGCCGTAGCAACCAACCTTATTTTGCCAAAACACTTGAGAAATGAGTGATCCTGGCCGTAGAacaaggggggggcggggggagcgtTCCAAAACTAATAGCGGGCTTGTGCCAGGTGATGTGCGCGCGAGGCTCGCTCTCGGGCCTGTAAAAGCAGCGTTTTATTGCCCTAGGACAGAGGAGTTTTCACAATCGCAGGAAGCGGCTTCTCCCTTGTTTTGTGTGATTCCTTTGTTATTGTTTCCCCGACTTTCTCATGGATGGGACGTAGCTGTCATATCTACGGGTAGCTTAGAACGGGGGGTTACGGGGCTCAACTCTGTCCCCCcaaaacaagtcaggttttcaggatatcatagccacctgtgctgaagcagggactgattgagccacctgtgctgaagcagggactgattgagcaaacctgtgctgagcagggactgattgagccacctgtgctgaagcagggatatcctgaaaacctgatctgttgggggagcttgaggactggagttgagccccctggctTAGaatattatgggggggggggagaagagataatAATGCAGACCTTGTTgcacattataatacatatactgtacttcctttgctacactatgtcagtgtgggagagaggggctTCCCGacacgtgacccccccccccctccaaggcTCAGTAACACATACAGTTCACTGCATGCAAAGAtcttatctataaatatatatatataagcagtggtcgacaaacctatacatttgctcgccccgggcgagtggatttaacatcgtggcgagctcctattggcccaagcagcacacgtttggtactaggtggcgagtagatttttttgtgatttgtcaaccactgcatataagtTTACGTGGCGTAAACTTCTCTGTACAGACTTTCCTGTGCGCAAACACAAGGTGAAAACGGAGCAATGCCACAGAACAAACATCTCTTTTCCACATTGCTATATCTCCACTACATCTGCAGCCACGCAGCCACGGTCCCACGTAGCAATGTAGCATTTACTGAGACTACAATAGAGTGAAAGCTTTGTTCTTTGTGTGAAGGATCGCAGGGTAAATATTCACCCTTCTGCTGTCACATCGGCGGCTGGTGATAACACACGTGAGTCACACAGCGTGTCTTTGTTCCGTGGTTACTGCCACCACTCGGGAGATTCTGTGCATTCCTTAATAAAGATGCATAGGAGCAGGGTCGCTCCACGGGGGAGCAGCCACTCCACGGGGAGCAGAGCCACTCCAAGGGGGGCCTGTACTTGTCCCACTGTACCACACCTTCATAATACATCTAAACAAGGATCCTGAAAACGCGGCTGGGACCGTTCCCCGCTGAGGGCGCTCGGCCATTTGGCAGCCGGAACATTTAGCTGCCGGCTGTTTCTCTCCCAAGATAATGTATACCGTAACCAGCGGGCGGAATTCCCGTTAGGCCCGATAAGTGCCTATGGATGGCGGGTTTTTAAATCCGCCACTGACCGTAACCCCCTAAccgtaccccttaccctaaaaaggagtgtaggagggaaagagagaggggggaggggaagagagaggagaggggaatagaggagggtaggggaagagggggagtgtgagagggatggACAGGGAGTgtgatgaggggggggaaagggatggacgggggtgtgagagggttgaggttcccaagaatttcacaatatacatCAAGGCTTCCTTAACCAAACAAAAAGGGAGAAAACCACTGCTTTAACCCCGTACTCACCAACATCTAACACAAAAAGCGTAACCCCGTACTCCACAACCTCTAACGTTAACCCCTAATGCTAACGTTGATCACTTATGTTACGAGGGAAACGGCCGGCGCCCGAGAGAGGTCCCAATACAGACTGAAAACCCTTCTCTTCGGTCCAGTTTAAGAGTTGGTACAAGTTTACGTCAAAGTGCTGAAACTGTTCTGAGAAGAAAACAATTATGCCGATTACATTTAAGATGGCTGCCGATAGTGAGGAATTCCTTTCTTGCCCTGTACCCGTGCGCTGCTATGGAAGCTACATGTTTGTGTAAACAGTCCTTCAATACGCAGGGGATAAGGAAAGCAAACATGGATATTGTGAAGGATTCAAAGGGCAGTTGTCCGGGTGCCTCAGTCAGGGGTTTGTGTGAGGTTTTTAAGGCCCCATTCATTGAACAACCAAAGCAATATTACACGAGAAAAAGACCTAATAATAATACTGGTAGTAGATGTTTAAGTCCTAAATAAATGTTCCCCCTATTTCCAGTGCTCAAGGTCGTGGGTGCTTCTTCCCTCAATAAATGAGTCCCAGGCTTCTCATAGCAGACGGCATCAGAACACAAGCGCGGTGTGCGAGGCCATGCGCTGTACTTATTCGTTACTCGTGTTGTCGATAACGTTACTGCCCCAAGAGAAGGTGGCATTGCGCGCTCTCCCCGAGACGCTCAAAGCTGCAACCAGGCTAAGTGCTTTCAATGCTTCAGCAGTCTCACGTTATAACcttgtctgtaacggttacatacgcctataacatatattatctgtaactgtcctgtctgtacttcctggtaaaacagtttataaataaaatgtggTCCCAAGCAAACAAAACGCACACTACGCAGGACCCCTTGACCGTGACTGATGACCACGATGTGTTTTCCTTACGATTGGACATGTAACTGACTTATGTTGAAAGGCCTTATCCGTGTTAACATGTTTACAGGAGTGAATGCGGCATTACTGGTGCAGAGCTGGGATACCGGATCCAGGCAAAAATCAACTTAAATAACTTGTGTGTTAGTTTGCATTGCATAGGATGAATATTACTCAAAAACTCTtataggttatatatatatatatatatatatatatatatatatatatatatatatatatatatatatatatatatatatatatacagtatatatatataaaatacaagaCCTGTATGTGATTATCGATTTCAAATATTCTGTCCGCATTCCCATGaagatatttataatatatatatatatatatatatatatatatatatatatatatatatgagagatagatatgtacagtacacacaccTTCCCTGCGTGCAGGGATTGCTTTAGCCAGTCTTTGTTCCATGTCTTTCCCCAGCACATCCCGTAATGCATCAGTGACCTCCCGACGGAAAGGGCTTTTATTCCAGAGTGACTGGTGGGAACATGAACCACAACTCGTACCGGGACAGGGCAGGTTCTCAGCCACATCACCTTTTCATGCTGTTAATACCTCTCACCCTATTGTACTTGGCACCGATGTCATGTGTGGCTTTGGCATGTTACGCGGCCGGATCGTGACGGGACAGGTTCTGCCGCCTCTTTGAAGGTTTCAGGAATGCTGCTCACTCAGCAACATGTCAGTCTCCTGTTGTTCTAGAATGTTACACAGTGGCCCTACCCTCTCTAGGGTTTCTATCTGCCACATCCATGCTCATAAAGTGGTGCAATCTACTTTTTAGTAAACGTTTATCTCGCGGTTTAACAAGTGGTGCTCTGCCAGACACTCCTCAGCATCTTACACAGCCTATTTAAGTGAATTCAAGAGAAGAGACTGGGAGGTGCCttggagcaggggtggccaactccagtcctcaagggccaccaacaggacagggtttaaggatatccctgcttcagcacaggtggctcaatcagtccctgcttcagcaaaggtggcacaatcagaggttcagtcttcgactgagcctctgattgagccacctgtgctgaagctgggatatcctgaaaacctgacctgttgttggccatTGGGGACTGGCGTTGGGCACCCCTACCTTAGGGAATACATTTCGGAAATAAACTCCAGGGATACTGGTTCTTTTTATCGGCTGTGTTCTTATACTGGCGTAGAAAAAACAGGTTTTCCTTTCCAATCGCTCCAAAAACACATTCTGGGAAACACCTCTCTGTGGAACGCGCATAATACACAAGGCAGCAAAGCCATTCATATGAAATAATGGCTTTGCTGCCTTGTGTATTATGCGCGTTCCACAGAGAGGTGTTTCCCAGAATGTGTTTTTGGAGCGATTTCACCTTTAAGGAACTTCCTGTGAGCcttagggttgtcaggtgtccagtattgaaccagactgtcctgtatttggacactctgcccagtaaaaCATTAGGAGGTAATGCTAGACATGTActttatgtgtatactggtattacttctctgggcagcttcctccatcctgattggctgcattacccagcagcagccaatcaggaggatgtgcctggggtggggccaaggagaggaggaaacagcatggagaggtgagaggagtgtgtgtgtcgaGTGAGTCACACCTTTCCcggttgtgtccagtatttttgaagaACCCGCCTGACAACTCTAGTCTTACATGTAACAGAAATAAACCTGGAACTCTCGGAAAGGGTAAAGCCAGAAGCCCGCACACGTCACGCCATCTGTGCCCCAGTTTGTACcgtgcaggaagacaatctgatGCGTTTCGTGGCGCTTGTAACGCGCTAAAAATCAGAGAATATAAGGAAGAAACGTGgactcaaatttaaaaaaaaaacaagcgtatttttatttttggtttggTCAAGGTATTTACTGAAGCCGAGCAGACAGATTGGGGACTTCCTCCTAGTAGCCTCCTGGCAGTTTTGTGAGTGTGTGGGTCAGATGGAGGAGTCTGAGGACCTCTCCTCCTTCACTTCCGGCTGTGCTTCATATTTTTGCTGTAATAGTCATTGCATGCGATGGTGAGACCAGCAATAAGGGAGAAGAAGCTGTGGAAGTTGACACGTCCATCGCGGCACTGGTCCAGATCCTTCATCATCTTATCCACTGCCAGCGGATCGTTCTGGTTCTGAAGGGTGGGGGTTGGGAAGAGAGAAGacatggaggggagtggggagaggaaagggggcaGAATGATTACAAAAAGGTTGGAGAAGAGGCAATAACCAGTCCAACAATAGAGAATGGCACAAGCCGTACAATATGATGCCAATGGGCTTAGGGCTGCAGGGGGGCCAAAGCCGCTTCCCCACGGTGACACAATCACCGTCTTCCTTACATGCTCCAATCTCACTATCTGTACATCTGCGCCTGGCTTTCCTTGGAAACCCTGCGCTTTGTCTCTGCCCTCTCTTGCTGGTTACACCCAGTTAAGGTGTGGGATTAGAAATAATGGCCGACATGACAGGGCTCGCAGAAGGGGAGGTAAAAGTGCCTTCTTATTGTGATCAGGAGGAGGGAGAAGTTCCACACTAGAGGGCTGGTCAGAAGCAACGCATGTGATTTAAGTAGAATAATAAAAGCATTTAGAGACCAATTAGATCTGCTGCTACCTAGAGCAGAATAGTTAAATGTAGGCATCCTATTTACAGAAGAGGGACAATTAAATGTAGCAGGAGAGGCAGCGCTCTGtaacccccgccccccctttcAAAGTCCATCGTGCAAACAGCTGTGTAATGTTGGATGTCTACGTATGAGACATTTGC is drawn from Ascaphus truei isolate aAscTru1 chromosome 7, aAscTru1.hap1, whole genome shotgun sequence and contains these coding sequences:
- the LOC142499134 gene encoding protein S100-A10-like, coding for MVVPSKLEHAMEDLMLSFHQYAGDKSYMTKDDLHNLMEKEFPEFIKNQNDPLAVDKMMKDLDQCRDGRVNFHSFFSLIAGLTIACNDYYSKNMKHSRK